Part of the Pseudodesulfovibrio hydrargyri genome is shown below.
CCGGCTACCGGACGCTGCTCGACAAGTACCTGAACTGACGCCATAGATTTACAGCTACGGGTTCTCCTGCTACGGTCGAACATGCCGTTCCGTCCGCTCCACAGCCCGATACCCGCCACCGCCGGAACGGCGTTCGCCCTGGCCCTCCTCCTGCTGCTCTTCCCGCCGTTCCTCCCGGCCGTCGCCATGGGCGGCGCGTGTCCGGCCGACCGGCTGGCGGGCTACACCTGGCTGACCGAAGAGTACTACCCGTTCAACTACGAGGAGAACGGGGTCATGAAGGGGGTGGCCGTGGATTTGCTGCGCCTGGTCTGGGCCGAGCTCGGCACGCCCGAGCAGCCCGTGGAGTCCCTGCCCTGGGCCAGGGCCTACGCGCGGCTGAGACACGAACCCGCCACGGTGCTCTTCTGCATGGCCCGGACCCCGGAGCGTGAACGCGCCTTCCGCTGGGCCGGCCCCATCGCCTCGGTCCGCTTCGTGCTCATCGCCCGCAAGGACCGGCACATCCGCCTGCGATCCCTGGACGACCTCCAGGGATTGTCCGTCGGCACCCTGCGCGAGGACGTCCTGGACACCCTGCTCGCCGGGTACAAGACCCGGGCCAGCATCCAGCCCGTGGCCCGCATGCGCCAGAACATCGACAAGCTGATGACCGGACGGCTGGACCTGGTGGCCTACGAGGAAGGGAGCTGGCGCAAGATCACGGCCCGGGAGGGGCTGGACCCGGACGGTTTCGAAACCGTGTACGTCCTGCGGGAAACGCCGGTCTATTTCGCCTTCCACCCGGATACGCCGCCCGAGCTGGTGGACGCGTTCCAGGCCGCCCTGGACAAGGTCAAGGCAAGGCCCGGCTACCGGAAACTGCTCGACGCCTACCTGCGCTAGCCGCCGATTTACACCCGCTCCCCGGCCTGCTACAACGGCCGCATCCAACGCCTGAAACGAGGTATTTTGTATGTTCACCGGACTGATCATGGGCATGGGCCGCATCGAGGCCGTCGAGGCCAGGGGTTCCGAGACGCGCTTCCGCATCCGCCCCCTGTTCGAGATGGCCGACATCGAACTGGGCGAATCCATCGCCGTGAACGGCGCCTGCCTGACCGTGGAGACCTTTGCCGACGGCTGGTTCACCTGTTACGCCAGCCGCGAGACCCTGTCCGTGACCAGCCTGGGCTCCCTGCGGCCTGGCAGCACCGCCAACCTGGAACGGGCCATGGCCATGGGCGATCGCTTCGGCGGCCACATCGTGGCCGGGCACGTGGACTGCATGGCCGAAGTGGCCGAGGTGCGCCCGGCGGGCG
Proteins encoded:
- a CDS encoding substrate-binding periplasmic protein — encoded protein: MPFRPLHSPIPATAGTAFALALLLLLFPPFLPAVAMGGACPADRLAGYTWLTEEYYPFNYEENGVMKGVAVDLLRLVWAELGTPEQPVESLPWARAYARLRHEPATVLFCMARTPERERAFRWAGPIASVRFVLIARKDRHIRLRSLDDLQGLSVGTLREDVLDTLLAGYKTRASIQPVARMRQNIDKLMTGRLDLVAYEEGSWRKITAREGLDPDGFETVYVLRETPVYFAFHPDTPPELVDAFQAALDKVKARPGYRKLLDAYLR
- a CDS encoding riboflavin synthase; amino-acid sequence: MFTGLIMGMGRIEAVEARGSETRFRIRPLFEMADIELGESIAVNGACLTVETFADGWFTCYASRETLSVTSLGSLRPGSTANLERAMAMGDRFGGHIVAGHVDCMAEVAEVRPAGESRIYRLSFDAAHGRYVIPKGSVTLDGISLTVNDCAPTWLEVNIIPETQKVTTISGWTPGTRVNMETDVIGKYVERMVQPWTGGPEAAEPGGITMEYLRKNGF